A genomic segment from Paramixta manurensis encodes:
- the tssL gene encoding type VI secretion system protein TssL, short form codes for MNTSELSQIEQIFYPGWLMASQLRGGQEVRDGEGLYRRACRLVQEAKAALTEAGYSDVSRDHMVYALCALLDESVMNRGTADEGYLTWRRDPLQAHFFGTLNAGEALWERIRSLLKESAPDAAVLTCMYRTLQLGFVGQYRAQDDERREDVVRALSERVPAFTLAQDAPIVVRATRLRSGRHLYWLSWVIGAAVLAALWFFLSSSLTELVSQTVRPG; via the coding sequence ATGAATACATCCGAGCTGAGTCAGATAGAACAGATTTTTTATCCGGGCTGGCTGATGGCCAGTCAGTTACGTGGTGGACAGGAAGTCCGTGACGGGGAAGGGCTTTATCGCCGGGCCTGCCGTCTGGTGCAGGAGGCAAAAGCGGCGCTCACGGAGGCCGGTTACAGTGACGTCAGTCGTGACCATATGGTGTATGCCCTGTGTGCCCTGCTTGATGAGAGCGTGATGAACCGGGGAACCGCCGATGAGGGTTACCTGACCTGGCGCCGTGACCCGCTTCAGGCCCATTTCTTCGGTACCCTGAACGCGGGGGAGGCGCTGTGGGAGCGTATTCGCAGCCTGCTGAAAGAAAGCGCCCCTGACGCCGCTGTCCTGACCTGTATGTACCGGACCCTGCAACTGGGATTTGTCGGTCAGTACCGGGCGCAGGATGACGAGCGCCGTGAAGACGTGGTGCGTGCGCTGAGTGAACGGGTGCCTGCCTTTACGCTTGCCCAGGATGCGCCGATTGTCGTCAGGGCAACCCGCCTGCGCAGCGGCCGTCATCTGTACTGGCTCTCCTGGGTTATCGGGGCGGCGGTACTGGCGGCGCTCTGGTTCTTCCTCTCTTCCTCTCTCACCGAACTGGTGAGTCAGACGGTCAGACCGGGGTAA
- the tssH gene encoding type VI secretion system ATPase TssH, giving the protein MENPAILLRRLNPYCARAMEGAASLCQTRAHAEILPEHWLLKLLEQGEGDLTVLARRYEWDMDSIWQDLLGWLDKQPRSVRNRPQLSENIQTLMQEAWLIASLNGEEQIRSQHLLMALVEKQNLVRCDGLWPLLTLGQSQLERLRPLLDAQSDERPEMQQEAELAQSHGGEVEFVGRPVGEVLKEGELNPALQNALDKFTLDVTAKAKEGKIDPVFGRDTEIRQMVDILSRRRKNNPILVGEPGVGKTALVEGLALRIAEGNVPESLKPVILRTLDLGMLQAGAGVKGEFEQRLKNVIDAVQQSPTPILLFIDEAHTIIGAGNQAGGADAANLLKPALARGELRTIAATTWSEYKQYFERDAALERRFQMVKVDEPDDDTACLMLRGLKSRYAEHHGVHITDDAVRAAVTLSRRYLTGRQLPDKAVDLLDTAAARVRMSLDTVPEQIVRLKAQLTALELEGQALLEDIAVGSCSHGDRLSVIEKQRAELEATLQQQETRFDAEKDIAQQLMASRQDISQQAEILKLQQQLASEQQGDALIQVDVDTRTVANVIADWTGVPLSSLMKDEQTELLSLEHEIGRRVVGQDVSLNAIAQRLRAAKTGLTSENGPQGVFLLVGPSGVGKTETALALADVMYGGEKSLITINLSEYQEPHTVSQLKGSPPGYVGYGQGGILTEAVRKRPYSVVLLDEVEKAHRDVMNLFYQVFDRGFMRDGEGREIDFRNTVILMTSNLGSDHIMQLLEEQPEATDGDLHELLRPILRDHFQPALLARFQTVIYRPLAESAMRTIVEMKLAQVSQRLHRHYGLTTHIDESLYDALTSACLLPDTGARNVDSLLNQQILPVLSQQLLTHMAAKQKPASLTLGWGEEEGIGLAFD; this is encoded by the coding sequence ATGGAAAATCCAGCCATTCTGCTGCGTCGTCTTAACCCTTACTGCGCCCGCGCGATGGAAGGGGCTGCCTCTCTGTGCCAGACCCGCGCCCATGCAGAAATTCTGCCGGAGCACTGGCTGTTGAAACTGCTGGAGCAAGGGGAGGGTGACCTCACCGTGCTGGCCCGTCGCTACGAATGGGATATGGACAGCATCTGGCAGGATTTGCTCGGCTGGCTGGACAAACAACCGCGCTCAGTGCGCAACCGACCGCAGCTCTCGGAAAATATTCAGACGCTGATGCAGGAAGCCTGGCTGATTGCCTCGCTTAACGGTGAAGAGCAAATTCGAAGCCAGCACCTGTTGATGGCACTGGTGGAAAAACAGAACTTGGTGCGTTGCGACGGGCTGTGGCCACTGCTGACCCTCGGCCAGAGTCAGCTGGAACGTCTGCGTCCACTGCTCGATGCACAGTCGGACGAACGCCCGGAGATGCAGCAGGAAGCGGAACTGGCGCAGAGCCACGGTGGTGAGGTGGAGTTTGTTGGTCGCCCGGTCGGGGAAGTACTAAAAGAAGGTGAACTCAATCCGGCTCTGCAGAACGCGCTGGATAAATTTACCCTCGATGTCACCGCCAAAGCCAAAGAGGGCAAGATTGATCCGGTGTTCGGCCGTGACACGGAAATTCGCCAGATGGTGGATATTCTTTCACGTCGACGCAAGAACAACCCGATCCTGGTCGGCGAGCCGGGTGTCGGCAAAACGGCGCTGGTTGAAGGCCTCGCGCTGCGTATTGCTGAAGGTAACGTCCCTGAATCCCTCAAACCGGTCATTTTGCGCACGCTTGACCTCGGCATGCTGCAGGCGGGCGCGGGCGTGAAAGGCGAATTTGAGCAGCGTCTGAAAAATGTCATCGATGCCGTGCAACAGTCACCCACTCCGATCCTGCTGTTTATCGACGAAGCGCACACCATCATTGGCGCGGGCAATCAGGCGGGTGGCGCAGATGCGGCCAACCTGCTGAAACCCGCACTCGCCCGTGGCGAGCTGCGCACAATTGCCGCGACGACCTGGTCCGAATACAAGCAGTACTTCGAACGCGATGCCGCGCTGGAACGCCGCTTCCAGATGGTGAAAGTGGACGAGCCGGACGACGACACTGCCTGCCTGATGTTACGTGGCCTGAAATCCCGCTACGCGGAACACCATGGCGTACACATCACCGACGATGCGGTACGTGCTGCCGTCACGCTGTCCCGTCGCTACCTTACCGGCCGCCAGTTACCGGATAAAGCGGTTGACCTGCTGGATACCGCTGCCGCGCGTGTGCGTATGAGCCTCGATACAGTACCTGAACAAATTGTGCGTCTGAAAGCGCAACTGACCGCACTGGAACTGGAGGGACAGGCGCTGCTGGAAGATATTGCGGTCGGCAGTTGCAGCCACGGTGACCGCCTGAGTGTGATTGAAAAACAGCGTGCGGAACTGGAAGCCACCCTGCAACAGCAGGAAACCCGTTTTGATGCTGAAAAGGACATTGCGCAGCAGCTGATGGCCAGCCGTCAGGATATCAGTCAGCAGGCAGAAATTCTGAAGCTTCAACAGCAACTGGCAAGTGAACAGCAGGGCGATGCGCTGATTCAGGTGGATGTCGATACGCGCACCGTTGCCAACGTGATTGCCGACTGGACCGGCGTGCCGCTCTCCTCATTGATGAAAGACGAGCAGACCGAACTGCTGAGCCTGGAGCATGAAATCGGCAGGCGGGTGGTGGGCCAGGACGTTTCGCTTAATGCCATCGCACAGCGCCTGCGTGCGGCGAAAACCGGGCTGACGTCTGAAAACGGCCCGCAGGGCGTATTCCTGCTGGTTGGCCCGAGCGGGGTGGGGAAAACCGAAACCGCGCTGGCGCTGGCGGATGTGATGTACGGCGGCGAGAAATCACTGATTACCATCAACCTGTCAGAATACCAGGAGCCGCACACCGTTTCCCAGCTGAAGGGTTCGCCTCCGGGCTACGTCGGTTACGGCCAGGGCGGTATCCTCACCGAAGCCGTGCGTAAGCGTCCGTACAGCGTGGTACTGCTCGATGAAGTGGAGAAAGCCCATCGCGATGTGATGAACCTGTTCTACCAGGTGTTCGACCGCGGCTTTATGCGCGACGGCGAAGGGCGTGAAATCGACTTCCGCAACACGGTCATTCTGATGACTTCCAACCTCGGCAGCGACCACATTATGCAGTTGCTGGAGGAGCAGCCAGAAGCCACTGACGGCGACCTGCACGAGCTGCTGCGCCCGATACTGCGGGACCACTTCCAGCCAGCCCTGCTGGCCCGCTTCCAGACTGTCATCTACCGCCCGCTGGCAGAAAGTGCGATGCGCACCATTGTGGAAATGAAGCTTGCTCAGGTCAGCCAGCGCCTGCATCGCCATTACGGCCTGACCACCCATATCGACGAAAGTCTGTATGACGCACTGACCAGCGCCTGCCTGCTGCCGGACACCGGCGCGCGCAACGTTGACAGCCTGCTGAATCAGCAAATTCTGCCGGTGCTGAGCCAGCAGTTGCTGACCCATATGGCTGCGAAACAGAAACCCGCTTCCCTGACTCTGGGATGGGGTGAGGAAGAGGGCATAGGGCTGGCGTTTGATTAA
- a CDS encoding type VI secretion system Vgr family protein, whose protein sequence is MENIFKMKEGVLNRYKLDIPSCPYPLDVERFDGLEQMSTLYHYTIRFTSSHPDLTAEMMLSKTATLSMGVGELFNSVVGKIVHGVVTNFRRLTGSRDQITYEIILEPFISLLDKQFRTHRFFVNKSVPEVVAQILGEHGLKGWEYEFKLKQTYPKREQINQYQESDLAFIERLLAEVGIFYFFTLQPDTQTEVVNFADKQSAWTFGKSLPLSSPSGMNDNAADSVWGVNVRQNVVERSVTASDYNHREAQNILTSVPADMTRGDGEGNTYGDVYHYRPRHLERGDKITPTAETGNFWARLEHERFLSSQTTVTGSSTDHTLGPAQVLTITETAIPPTLPRETENGLVIISAGYSASRQNALKVGWAAMPYYENRCWRPAAKKRPVVSGTLMARVTSAKDNDIYAWQDASGMYRVKFDADRDDKRQGMESMPVRFAKPYGGDKYGFHFPLIQGTEVAIAFHEGDPDRPYIAHALHDSRHVDHVTEANSTRNVIRTAGLNKLRMEDKRGEEHIKLSTEYGGKTQLNLGHNVDVSRKLRGEGAELRTDRHVSIRGGAGVFITADKQALASDKMLSMQEAIAQLENALSIARSLSDAAETAQALPSDIQSQVKLTEALKGLAQPGMVLNAPEGVSITSPQAVRIASGSASVGIMSQQNTDISALKRFTVAAGEAVSMLARKAGMKLFAAKGKVEIQAQDDALDAIAKKDVTVTSTEGRVEITAAKDVVLKNLDGSFIQLQGKNILLGCEGNILLKCANVQKMSATSYASSVPDFPGGYSEFFVAHDDKTGQITPNTRYRITTGKGGVYSGVTDSEGKTAEIFTALSDKIKIELG, encoded by the coding sequence ATGGAAAATATATTTAAAATGAAAGAGGGTGTCCTTAATCGCTATAAACTAGATATTCCTTCCTGTCCTTATCCATTGGATGTGGAGCGTTTTGATGGTTTAGAACAAATGAGTACTCTCTATCATTATACCATTCGTTTTACCAGTTCACACCCGGACCTTACGGCTGAAATGATGTTAAGTAAAACCGCTACTCTGAGCATGGGGGTGGGGGAACTCTTTAATTCTGTTGTCGGTAAAATTGTTCATGGTGTGGTGACAAATTTCCGACGCCTGACCGGTTCACGCGATCAGATCACGTATGAAATTATTCTGGAACCTTTTATATCCTTACTGGATAAGCAGTTTCGTACTCACCGTTTCTTCGTCAACAAATCAGTGCCGGAAGTGGTAGCGCAAATTCTTGGCGAGCATGGTTTGAAGGGATGGGAATATGAATTCAAGCTTAAACAAACCTACCCAAAACGGGAACAGATAAACCAGTACCAGGAAAGTGACCTTGCGTTCATTGAACGCTTGCTGGCCGAAGTGGGGATATTTTACTTTTTCACTCTCCAGCCGGACACCCAGACTGAGGTGGTCAATTTCGCGGACAAGCAAAGTGCCTGGACGTTCGGTAAGTCGCTCCCGCTCAGCAGCCCGTCGGGGATGAATGATAATGCGGCCGACTCGGTATGGGGGGTTAACGTCCGACAGAACGTGGTGGAACGTTCTGTCACCGCCAGCGACTATAACCACCGCGAAGCGCAGAATATCCTGACCTCTGTTCCGGCGGACATGACCCGCGGCGACGGGGAGGGGAATACCTACGGGGATGTGTATCACTACCGCCCACGTCACCTTGAACGTGGCGATAAAATCACGCCGACGGCAGAAACCGGTAACTTCTGGGCACGTCTGGAACATGAACGCTTCCTGTCCAGCCAGACAACAGTGACCGGCAGCAGTACCGACCATACCCTCGGTCCGGCCCAAGTGCTGACCATCACCGAAACGGCTATCCCGCCGACACTACCGCGTGAAACCGAAAATGGCCTCGTCATCATCAGCGCTGGTTACTCGGCCAGCCGTCAGAACGCGCTGAAGGTGGGATGGGCGGCAATGCCGTACTACGAGAACCGCTGCTGGCGTCCTGCCGCGAAAAAGCGCCCGGTGGTCAGCGGTACTCTGATGGCCCGCGTTACCAGTGCCAAAGATAACGATATCTACGCCTGGCAGGATGCCTCCGGGATGTACCGGGTGAAATTCGATGCTGACCGCGACGACAAGCGTCAGGGCATGGAAAGTATGCCAGTGCGTTTTGCCAAACCCTACGGCGGCGACAAATACGGCTTCCACTTCCCGCTGATACAGGGCACTGAAGTGGCGATTGCGTTCCATGAAGGCGATCCAGATCGTCCATATATCGCCCATGCCCTGCACGACTCGCGCCATGTAGACCACGTTACTGAAGCCAACAGCACGCGCAACGTTATCCGTACCGCCGGCCTGAACAAGTTACGGATGGAGGACAAACGCGGTGAAGAGCATATCAAGCTCAGTACGGAGTACGGCGGCAAGACGCAGCTGAATTTAGGTCACAACGTGGATGTTTCTCGTAAACTGCGGGGTGAAGGTGCAGAACTGCGCACTGACAGGCATGTTTCTATTCGCGGTGGTGCCGGGGTGTTTATAACCGCCGATAAGCAAGCGCTTGCCAGCGATAAGATGTTATCCATGCAGGAGGCGATTGCCCAGCTGGAAAATGCCCTGAGTATTGCCAGAAGTTTGTCTGATGCTGCTGAAACGGCGCAGGCGCTACCCTCTGATATCCAGAGTCAGGTGAAGCTGACAGAGGCTCTTAAAGGCCTGGCCCAGCCAGGAATGGTATTGAATGCACCTGAAGGAGTAAGCATCACCAGCCCTCAGGCGGTTCGAATAGCCTCGGGGAGTGCCAGTGTCGGGATTATGTCTCAACAAAACACTGACATCAGTGCACTGAAGCGTTTTACGGTGGCGGCGGGTGAAGCCGTGAGCATGCTGGCGCGTAAGGCCGGAATGAAACTTTTTGCCGCTAAGGGCAAAGTAGAAATCCAGGCGCAGGATGATGCGCTGGATGCAATTGCCAAAAAAGATGTCACCGTGACCAGTACGGAAGGACGGGTTGAAATTACGGCGGCGAAAGATGTCGTGCTGAAAAACCTGGATGGATCGTTTATCCAGTTGCAGGGGAAAAATATTCTTCTGGGCTGTGAAGGTAATATCCTGTTGAAATGTGCCAATGTGCAGAAAATGAGTGCAACCAGCTATGCATCCTCCGTACCTGATTTTCCTGGTGGGTATAGTGAGTTTTTTGTGGCGCACGATGATAAAACCGGACAAATCACACCAAACACTCGCTATCGGATTACGACTGGTAAGGGGGGGGTTTATTCAGGGGTGACAGATTCTGAGGGCAAAACCGCTGAAATATTCACAGCATTATCAGACAAGATAAAAATTGAACTCGGATAG
- a CDS encoding Hcp family type VI secretion system effector, translated as MAIPVYLWLKDDGGADIKGSVDVQDRDGSIEVVAQEHNLYIPTDNNTGKLTGTRIHTPFLFTKEIDSSSPYLYKAVTTGQTLKSAEFKWYKINDAGQEVEYFNTKLENVKVVKVNPEMYDVKDPSKEKHNHLERVELRYEKITWTYKDGNIIHSDSWNERATA; from the coding sequence ATGGCAATACCTGTTTATCTTTGGCTGAAAGACGACGGCGGCGCGGACATCAAAGGGTCTGTGGATGTTCAGGATCGTGACGGCAGCATCGAAGTGGTGGCGCAGGAGCATAACCTGTACATCCCGACCGACAACAATACCGGCAAGCTGACCGGCACCCGTATCCACACGCCATTCCTGTTCACCAAGGAAATCGACTCGTCCAGCCCGTACCTCTACAAAGCGGTGACGACTGGCCAGACGCTCAAATCTGCGGAATTCAAGTGGTACAAAATCAACGACGCGGGCCAGGAAGTGGAGTACTTCAACACCAAACTGGAAAACGTAAAAGTGGTGAAGGTTAACCCTGAGATGTATGACGTGAAAGACCCGTCGAAAGAGAAACACAACCACCTTGAGCGCGTAGAGCTGCGCTACGAGAAAATCACCTGGACTTACAAAGACGGCAACATCATTCATTCCGATAGCTGGAACGAACGCGCTACCGCCTGA
- a CDS encoding OmpA family protein yields MRDVYRSLLTALTGVLALWLILSFWPLSTGSRVALSLLVMLVCGVMLWRQRRASQARITAVQEMVDEKLPPEDFQGAVILVCGDNAPLFVSGTCHRETRQGWYLWVKDAEQLPLFAQHLSLVRPALVSQISVMLAVVPEQHTSGDDFTPSLRGWQRAVVQCRAAFGTLPPLWTVTWVSPPTACSDAEPVWFTVAGQRDGIQVYQPGQGNVSLMEWTRGTGSDGRLSRLSQGLWLDSLLAWQNNTVNDLLSVRQGELPGMKPCVQGMCMVPVNGIAGNLWQQHIASVTALPPDAVVTTESLPLPELLLPALPRRRGVSRRMVFWRYAGLLGGIFLALAMLASWMNNQRLIRNVGDHLALYHALTGTPVAPKLRAQQRLRADGALLDDWARRGEPLRYRLGLYQGLRLVPPVEAAISDWAPPPPPPPVIKKIVQGPKTIRLDSMSLFDSGKSELKAGSTKMLVNSLVGIKAKPGWLIVVAGHTDNTGNPKLNQTLSLKRAEAVRDWMRDTGDVPESCFAVQGYGESRPIATNDTPEGRSLNRRVEISLVPQANACQIPGKPSASSQDDAS; encoded by the coding sequence ATGCGTGATGTTTACCGGAGTCTGTTAACTGCCCTGACGGGCGTCTTGGCGCTGTGGCTTATCCTGAGCTTCTGGCCGCTGTCCACGGGCAGCCGTGTGGCGCTCAGCCTACTGGTCATGCTGGTGTGTGGGGTGATGCTCTGGCGTCAGCGTCGGGCCTCTCAGGCACGGATAACTGCGGTCCAAGAGATGGTGGATGAAAAGCTGCCGCCGGAAGATTTCCAGGGGGCGGTTATTCTGGTGTGTGGCGACAATGCCCCACTCTTTGTGTCCGGGACCTGTCACCGGGAAACCCGGCAGGGCTGGTACCTGTGGGTGAAGGATGCGGAACAGCTGCCACTCTTTGCACAGCACCTGAGCCTGGTGCGCCCGGCCCTGGTGTCGCAAATCTCCGTCATGCTGGCGGTGGTGCCTGAGCAGCACACTTCCGGTGATGACTTTACCCCATCTCTGCGCGGCTGGCAGCGGGCTGTTGTTCAGTGCCGTGCAGCATTTGGCACGCTCCCCCCGCTGTGGACCGTGACCTGGGTATCGCCGCCAACTGCCTGCTCGGATGCGGAGCCGGTCTGGTTTACCGTTGCAGGTCAACGGGACGGTATTCAGGTATATCAGCCTGGTCAGGGCAATGTGTCACTGATGGAGTGGACCCGGGGGACCGGCTCAGACGGGCGTCTTTCGCGCCTGAGTCAGGGCCTGTGGCTGGACAGTCTGCTTGCCTGGCAGAACAACACTGTCAATGACCTGCTGTCGGTGCGGCAGGGCGAGCTGCCGGGGATGAAGCCCTGCGTGCAGGGCATGTGCATGGTGCCGGTGAACGGTATCGCGGGCAATCTCTGGCAGCAGCACATTGCTTCCGTTACTGCGCTGCCGCCGGATGCCGTTGTGACGACAGAGTCACTGCCGCTGCCTGAACTGCTGCTGCCGGCGTTACCGCGCCGACGTGGCGTGAGCCGCAGAATGGTGTTCTGGCGTTACGCCGGATTACTGGGCGGGATTTTCCTGGCACTCGCCATGCTGGCATCCTGGATGAATAACCAGCGCCTCATCCGCAATGTCGGCGACCATCTTGCCCTGTACCACGCTCTTACCGGCACGCCGGTTGCGCCTAAACTGCGGGCGCAGCAGCGCCTGCGGGCCGATGGCGCATTGCTGGACGACTGGGCGCGTCGCGGGGAGCCACTGCGCTATCGCCTGGGTCTGTACCAGGGACTGCGCCTGGTGCCGCCCGTTGAGGCCGCCATAAGTGACTGGGCCCCTCCGCCACCGCCTCCACCTGTCATTAAGAAAATCGTTCAGGGTCCGAAAACCATTCGCCTCGACAGCATGTCGTTGTTCGATTCGGGCAAATCTGAGCTGAAAGCGGGCTCCACCAAAATGCTGGTCAACTCGCTGGTGGGCATTAAAGCGAAGCCTGGCTGGCTGATCGTGGTGGCGGGTCACACGGACAACACCGGCAACCCGAAACTGAATCAGACGCTTTCTCTAAAACGTGCTGAAGCAGTACGCGACTGGATGCGTGATACCGGCGATGTACCGGAAAGCTGTTTTGCGGTGCAGGGCTATGGCGAAAGCCGCCCGATCGCAACCAATGACACTCCGGAAGGGCGATCGCTCAACCGTCGTGTCGAAATCAGCCTGGTACCGCAGGCGAATGCCTGCCAGATACCGGGCAAACCCTCAGCGTCATCGCAGGATGATGCTTCGTAA
- a CDS encoding formylglycine-generating enzyme family protein, with the protein MNKITFFIAISSFIITGCNEEKSQQEQRKLASQIVESMVAVDGGRYQMGDFGSLVGEKLPFSNDNNNKPLHWVDLTNFKMAKNRVTWGEFNLWLSLTNKDANKYYKKILNRKIESKYDERMLKYIGDDYPAVANWSDASSFCHWVGGVLGRKVSLPTEAQWEYAARSRGKFRQFANSDNIYDLSVPDSKLNFTHDRSPVGSFPPNPLGLYDMMGNGHDWVNDWYAEDYYQHSPEKDPQGPANGTEKVVRGYLGSMFGLYDITRGSNKPETEAPGYGFRCVEN; encoded by the coding sequence ATGAATAAAATCACTTTTTTTATAGCTATTAGTAGCTTCATTATTACTGGTTGCAATGAAGAAAAAAGCCAACAAGAACAAAGGAAATTAGCTTCACAGATTGTCGAATCGATGGTAGCAGTAGATGGTGGGCGTTATCAAATGGGGGATTTTGGGTCTCTCGTTGGAGAAAAGCTACCGTTCAGCAATGATAATAACAACAAGCCTCTTCATTGGGTTGATTTGACGAATTTCAAAATGGCAAAAAATAGAGTGACGTGGGGGGAATTTAATTTATGGTTATCTTTAACTAACAAAGATGCCAATAAATATTATAAAAAGATTTTAAATAGAAAAATTGAAAGTAAATATGACGAACGTATGCTTAAGTACATTGGTGATGATTATCCAGCGGTGGCTAATTGGTCGGATGCATCTTCGTTTTGCCATTGGGTCGGTGGTGTTTTAGGACGGAAAGTATCATTGCCCACGGAAGCCCAATGGGAATATGCTGCACGCAGCCGCGGAAAGTTTAGACAATTTGCAAATAGTGATAATATTTATGATCTAAGTGTTCCCGATTCAAAACTTAATTTTACTCACGACAGATCTCCAGTAGGCTCTTTTCCGCCAAATCCACTGGGACTTTATGACATGATGGGTAATGGGCATGACTGGGTTAATGACTGGTATGCTGAGGATTATTACCAGCATTCGCCTGAAAAAGATCCGCAGGGGCCAGCTAATGGGACTGAAAAAGTAGTAAGAGGTTACTTGGGATCAATGTTTGGTTTGTATGATATCACGCGAGGAAGTAATAAGCCGGAAACAGAAGCTCCAGGCTATGGTTTCCGTTGCGTAGAAAATTGA
- the tssK gene encoding type VI secretion system baseplate subunit TssK, producing MKIYRPLWEDGAALAPQQFQQQARWSEHVADMVARMGVSHPWGVMAAEFDDAALALSRLNATRLVVRFQDGTLVDTDRADNLPPVCDLSAAAGSEVVEVVAALPLLSVSGGNLDNGQDSERPRRWKAERVVVQELAGHESGELAILRHAVTLRLSTQENTAYLTCPVARLVRNAQGQWSRDPAFIPPMLSLSASPLLTTGLGDLLVRLQARRRRLMAMRRESNERMADFAVADVSLFWLLNALNSAEPVLTELLQTPDRHPELLYRELTRLAGSLLTFSLEHDAGDIPAYQHDAPERVFPPLLALLDKLLEASLPSRVVSIHLDHQAQIWKGALHDARLREGADFYLSVRSSMPNHELQTKFPMLCKAGSFEDVSEVVNVALSGMTIKPVSHVPAAIPLRLENQYFSLDLSTEAARTMLEMGSCTFYTPRSLGEVKLELFAVLRT from the coding sequence ATGAAAATTTACCGCCCACTTTGGGAGGACGGGGCCGCACTGGCCCCGCAACAGTTCCAGCAGCAGGCCCGCTGGAGTGAGCACGTTGCCGACATGGTCGCCCGGATGGGAGTTTCTCATCCCTGGGGCGTGATGGCGGCAGAGTTTGATGATGCCGCGCTGGCGCTGTCACGCCTGAATGCCACCCGTCTGGTGGTGCGTTTTCAGGACGGCACCCTTGTCGATACGGACCGGGCAGATAATCTTCCGCCGGTCTGTGATTTGTCTGCTGCTGCCGGTAGCGAGGTTGTTGAGGTGGTTGCCGCGCTGCCGCTGTTGAGCGTGAGTGGTGGCAATCTCGATAACGGGCAGGACAGCGAGCGCCCGCGTCGCTGGAAAGCTGAGCGTGTGGTGGTGCAGGAACTGGCCGGGCACGAAAGCGGTGAACTCGCTATTCTGCGTCATGCCGTGACGCTGCGGTTATCCACGCAGGAAAATACCGCGTACCTGACCTGCCCGGTGGCCCGCCTGGTGCGTAATGCTCAGGGGCAGTGGAGCCGTGACCCGGCTTTTATTCCCCCGATGCTTTCCCTTTCTGCCAGCCCGTTGTTGACCACCGGGCTGGGTGACCTGCTGGTACGCCTGCAGGCCCGCCGCCGCCGCCTGATGGCGATGCGCCGTGAGAGCAATGAGCGGATGGCCGACTTTGCCGTCGCGGATGTCTCCCTGTTCTGGCTGCTCAATGCCCTCAACAGCGCCGAGCCGGTGCTGACGGAACTGCTGCAGACGCCTGATCGTCACCCGGAACTGCTGTACCGCGAGCTGACCCGTCTGGCCGGCAGCCTGCTGACCTTCTCACTGGAGCATGACGCCGGCGATATTCCTGCTTATCAGCACGATGCACCGGAGCGGGTATTCCCGCCGCTGCTGGCACTGCTCGACAAGCTGCTGGAAGCGAGCCTGCCGTCGCGGGTGGTGAGTATCCACCTGGATCATCAGGCTCAGATCTGGAAAGGTGCCCTGCACGATGCGCGTCTGCGCGAAGGGGCGGACTTCTACCTTTCCGTACGCTCCTCCATGCCGAACCATGAACTTCAGACGAAATTCCCGATGTTGTGCAAGGCGGGCAGCTTTGAGGATGTCTCGGAGGTGGTGAATGTTGCCCTGAGCGGGATGACCATCAAACCGGTCAGCCATGTTCCGGCCGCTATCCCGTTACGTCTTGAGAACCAGTATTTCTCGCTGGATCTGAGTACGGAGGCGGCACGGACCATGCTTGAGATGGGGAGCTGCACCTTCTACACCCCGCGCTCACTGGGGGAGGTGAAACTTGAACTCTTTGCGGTGCTGCGCACATGA